From Phragmites australis chromosome 5, lpPhrAust1.1, whole genome shotgun sequence, a single genomic window includes:
- the LOC133918254 gene encoding putative HVA22-like protein g, whose product MIGSFITRALTLVLGYAYPAYDCYKMVELNRPEVEQLRFWCQYWILLAVLTVLERVGDSFVSWLPMYSEAKLAFIVYLWYPKTRGTAYVYESFFKPYIAKHETEIDRNLLELRTRAGDMAVLYFQRVANYAQTRTYEILQYIASQSQTQRPRPQAQQQQQRPPPPRTRQVNPAPPPVPTPSAPPLPQQLAQVPPTPPSPPIPVAPPGAVPPVQPQPPPVPEAVATNGPQNSEAMQVDPSRASTSSALPPLPPEETLIEEAIRLTRGRLRRRMAGGSGPPPN is encoded by the exons ATGATCGGTTCATTCATTACCAGAGCTCTAAC ACTTGTTCTTGGATATGCGTACCCAGCCTATGACTGCTACAAGATGGTGGAGCTGAACAGACCTGAGGTTGAGCAGTTGCGGTTCTGGTGTCAGTACTG GATTTTACTTGCAGTTCTCACTGTACTGGAGAGAGTTGGGGATAGTTTCGTATCATG GTTACCGATGTATAGTGAAGCAAAGCTTGCATTTATCGTGTACTTGTGGTACCCCAAGACACGT GGGACTGCCTATGTGTATGAGTCATTCTTCAAGCCATACATTGCAAAACATGAAACTGAGATTGATCGAAATCTGCTTGAGTTGAGGACAAGAGCTGGTGACATGGCAGTTCTTTACTTCCAGAGGGTTGCAAACTATGCTCAGACAAGGACCTATGAAATCTTGCAGTATATTGCCTCACAGTCACAGACTCAAAGACCTCGCCCTCAG gcacagcaacaacaacaacgtccaccaccaccacggaCCCGGCAGGTGAATCCTGCACCTCCACCTGTTCCCACACCATCGGCGCCTCCACTGCCACAACAGCTCGCCCAAGTTCCTCCGACTCCTCCAAGTCCTCCGATTCCAGTTGCCCCTCCTGGTGCAGTGCCTCCTGTCCAGCCACAGCCACCACCTGTTCCTGAAGCTGTTGCCACCAACGGTCCCCAGAACTCCGAAGCCATGCAGGTCGACCCATCCCGCGCATCGACAAGCAGCGCACTGCCACCACTACCACCTGAGGAGACGCTCATCGAGGAGGCGATTCGGTTGACACGAGGCCGGCTCAGGAGGCGCATGGCTGGAGGATCTGGACCACCACCGAATTAG